Proteins encoded by one window of Luteimonas yindakuii:
- a CDS encoding TonB-dependent receptor, whose protein sequence is MSSKHRVRLSRLSLGLFVALAAAPAFAQSTSAGVGGQVLGPNGQPVIGAEVTIVHTESGTVSRATTDASGRYNARGLRVGGPYTITINKAGEGTKTEDNVYLNLNQVNQVNAQLSGDMTTLERVVAVGVAGGSEIFSATKMGTGSNVTREMIEALPSANRNIQDYIRLDPRIAQTDKVDGSISAGGQNSRYNVIRIDGISSNDPFGLESNNLPTARQPVSMDAIEEISVDLANYDVTVAGGTGAVVNAVTKSGTNDFGGSVYYTMRDADWVADDLDENGGGGFTGFEKEETWGATLGGPLIRDRLFFFANYEKFTRSAPGTSYAGTPYGRGDITDADIARVQAAAQRYGFDAGGLTGPANKTDVEEYAVKFDWNINDNHRATFRYSKMEEVVPKFPAIQNSNISLSSHWYDQVKSFESQVGELFSDWSENFSTELKVSRRQYDSIASPYANLPYFRINGFGNNSNLRFGTEQNRHVNVIETDQLTAFGAANWYIGDHTVKFGFDYEKNEVLNFYGRNLNGVWTFNNLADFEAGRPNQYELRAPRPGGSLADIPADYEIKNTAFFLQDTWFVNYNLSLMFGLRYDKPSFGGRPIYNPRIQELYGLDNSNTVDDGLLQPRFGFNYTFDSDRPTQLRGGVGLFQGASPNVWLAGAFQNTGLNFVEYNLRGAAIPAFDPTLPPATPPGGSALLVADIMEPGLKLPSVWKANLAFDHELPWYGIVASAEALFTKNNDALWFDRVDVGAPTAIGQDGRQIYWNAAGRNPANAGRFGIEHGGAVSNRANKPSDVNQAIVVRNNSEGSAQQFTLSLNKPMVENWSWTVGYTYTHATDFSPATSSQNSSNWNNTLVFQTNQPEAYNSRYAIKDRFTGVLTWQKAFFGDNKTSVSMFYEGRSGRPFSYIFYNDVNGDSATTNDLFYVPNGYGDVLFTGGAAMEQSFFDWLNQNPELKSYQGGVAPANAFRASWVNSFDVRISQEFPGFMDGHKAEVSLDIMNFGNLLNKDWGHINDYGFFATRRVANYAGIDPATGKYVYNFTGSTDNESLQEVNNDGVNTAVSRWSVMLGLRYRF, encoded by the coding sequence ATGAGTTCCAAGCACCGCGTCCGCCTGTCCCGGTTGTCGCTCGGTCTGTTCGTTGCCCTCGCCGCAGCGCCCGCTTTCGCACAGAGCACGTCCGCCGGTGTAGGCGGCCAGGTGCTGGGCCCGAACGGGCAGCCGGTCATCGGCGCGGAAGTGACCATCGTCCACACCGAGTCGGGCACCGTCAGCCGCGCCACGACCGATGCCAGCGGTCGTTACAACGCACGCGGCCTGCGCGTCGGTGGTCCGTACACGATCACGATCAACAAGGCGGGCGAGGGCACCAAGACCGAAGACAACGTCTACCTCAACCTCAACCAGGTCAACCAGGTCAACGCACAGCTCAGTGGTGACATGACCACGCTTGAGCGCGTTGTCGCCGTGGGCGTCGCCGGTGGCTCGGAGATCTTCAGCGCCACCAAGATGGGCACCGGCAGCAACGTGACCCGCGAGATGATCGAGGCTCTGCCGTCGGCCAACCGCAACATCCAGGACTACATCCGCCTCGACCCGCGCATCGCGCAAACCGACAAGGTCGACGGTTCGATCTCCGCCGGCGGCCAGAACTCGCGCTACAACGTGATCCGCATCGACGGCATCAGCTCCAACGACCCGTTCGGCCTGGAGTCGAACAACCTGCCGACTGCGCGCCAGCCCGTCTCGATGGATGCCATCGAGGAAATCAGCGTAGACCTCGCGAACTATGACGTAACCGTGGCTGGTGGTACCGGCGCGGTCGTCAATGCCGTGACGAAGTCGGGCACCAACGACTTCGGCGGCAGCGTGTATTACACGATGCGCGATGCCGACTGGGTGGCCGACGACCTCGACGAGAACGGCGGTGGTGGTTTCACCGGTTTCGAGAAGGAAGAGACCTGGGGCGCGACTCTCGGTGGTCCGCTGATCCGCGACCGTCTGTTCTTCTTCGCCAACTACGAGAAGTTCACTCGCAGCGCGCCGGGCACCAGCTACGCCGGCACGCCTTATGGTCGTGGCGACATCACCGATGCCGACATCGCACGCGTGCAGGCTGCAGCCCAGCGCTACGGCTTCGACGCCGGTGGCCTGACTGGTCCGGCCAACAAGACCGACGTCGAGGAATACGCGGTCAAGTTCGACTGGAATATCAACGACAACCATCGCGCCACCTTCCGTTACAGCAAGATGGAAGAGGTGGTGCCGAAGTTCCCCGCCATCCAGAACAGCAACATCTCGCTGAGCAGCCACTGGTACGACCAGGTGAAGTCGTTCGAGAGCCAGGTCGGTGAGCTCTTCAGCGACTGGTCGGAGAATTTCTCCACCGAGCTCAAGGTGTCGCGCCGCCAGTACGACTCGATTGCCAGCCCGTATGCGAACCTGCCGTACTTCCGCATCAACGGCTTCGGCAACAACTCGAACCTGCGCTTCGGTACCGAGCAGAACCGCCACGTCAACGTCATCGAAACCGACCAGCTGACCGCCTTCGGCGCGGCCAACTGGTACATCGGCGACCACACCGTGAAGTTCGGCTTCGATTACGAGAAGAACGAGGTCCTGAACTTCTACGGCCGCAACCTCAATGGCGTGTGGACCTTCAACAACCTCGCCGACTTCGAGGCGGGTCGCCCGAACCAGTACGAGCTGCGTGCGCCGCGTCCGGGTGGCAGCCTGGCCGACATCCCCGCGGACTACGAGATCAAGAACACCGCGTTCTTCCTCCAGGACACCTGGTTCGTCAACTACAACCTGAGCCTGATGTTCGGCCTGCGCTACGACAAGCCGTCGTTCGGCGGCCGTCCGATCTACAACCCGCGCATCCAGGAGCTGTACGGTCTCGACAACTCCAACACCGTCGATGATGGCCTCCTGCAGCCGCGCTTCGGCTTCAACTACACCTTCGACAGCGACCGCCCCACCCAGCTGCGTGGTGGCGTGGGCCTGTTCCAGGGTGCGAGCCCGAACGTGTGGCTGGCGGGTGCGTTCCAGAACACCGGCCTGAACTTCGTCGAGTACAACCTGCGCGGCGCGGCGATTCCCGCGTTCGACCCGACGCTTCCGCCGGCAACCCCGCCGGGCGGCAGCGCCCTGCTGGTTGCCGACATCATGGAGCCGGGCCTTAAGCTGCCGTCGGTGTGGAAGGCCAACCTCGCTTTCGATCACGAACTGCCGTGGTACGGCATCGTGGCGTCGGCAGAGGCGCTGTTCACCAAGAACAATGATGCGCTGTGGTTCGACCGCGTGGACGTCGGTGCACCGACCGCCATCGGCCAGGACGGCCGTCAGATCTACTGGAACGCAGCCGGTCGAAACCCGGCAAATGCCGGCCGCTTCGGCATCGAGCACGGCGGCGCAGTGAGCAACCGTGCCAACAAGCCGAGCGACGTCAACCAGGCGATCGTAGTGCGCAACAACTCAGAGGGCAGCGCCCAGCAGTTCACGCTGAGCCTGAACAAGCCGATGGTTGAAAACTGGTCGTGGACGGTGGGCTATACCTACACGCACGCCACCGACTTCAGCCCGGCGACCAGCTCGCAGAACTCGTCGAACTGGAACAACACCCTGGTCTTCCAGACCAACCAGCCGGAGGCCTATAACTCGCGTTATGCGATCAAGGACCGCTTCACCGGCGTGCTGACCTGGCAGAAGGCGTTCTTCGGCGACAACAAGACCTCGGTCTCGATGTTCTATGAAGGTCGCTCGGGTCGTCCGTTCAGCTACATCTTCTACAACGACGTCAACGGCGACAGCGCCACGACCAACGACCTGTTCTACGTGCCCAACGGCTACGGCGACGTGCTGTTCACCGGCGGTGCGGCCATGGAACAGTCGTTCTTCGACTGGTTGAACCAGAACCCGGAGCTCAAGAGCTACCAGGGCGGCGTTGCCCCGGCAAACGCGTTCCGCGCCAGCTGGGTCAACAGCTTCGACGTCCGCATCAGCCAGGAATTCCCGGGCTTCATGGACGGCCATAAAGCCGAGGTGTCGCTCGACATCATGAATTTCGGCAACCTGCTCAACAAGGACTGGGGCCACATCAACGACTACGGCTTCTTCGCCACCCGTCGCGTGGCCAACTACGCGGGTATCGATCCGGCCACCGGCAAGTACGTCTACAACTTCACCGGTTCGACGGACAACGAGTCCCTGCAGGAAGTGAACAACGACGGTGTCAATACCGCCGTGTCGCGCTGGTCGGTCATGCTGGGCCTGCGCTACCGCTTCTGA
- a CDS encoding YhgN family NAAT transporter produces MTVASAALLLFLILDPLGNIPVFLSMLRRLPPQRQRIVLAREMLIALAVLMLFLWGGKYALELMRLRQESVSIAGGIILFLIGIRMIFPSPQGLMGEIPDGEPFIVPMAIPLVAGPSGMAAVMLMGSTEPDRLGEWSLALLIAWGATAAILFSSTWLYKLLGIRALTALERLMGMLLVAISVQMLLDGIAGYFTSVAGPAG; encoded by the coding sequence ATGACGGTGGCGTCGGCGGCACTGCTGCTGTTCCTGATCCTCGACCCGCTGGGCAACATCCCGGTCTTCCTCAGCATGCTGCGTCGCCTGCCGCCGCAGCGGCAGCGGATCGTGCTGGCGCGCGAGATGCTGATCGCGCTCGCGGTGCTGATGCTGTTCCTGTGGGGTGGCAAGTACGCGCTGGAGCTGATGCGGCTGCGCCAGGAATCGGTCTCCATTGCCGGCGGCATCATCCTGTTCCTGATCGGCATCCGCATGATCTTCCCCAGCCCGCAGGGGCTGATGGGCGAGATCCCCGACGGCGAGCCTTTCATCGTGCCGATGGCGATCCCGCTGGTGGCTGGCCCGTCCGGCATGGCCGCGGTCATGCTGATGGGCAGCACCGAGCCGGACCGGCTCGGTGAGTGGAGCCTGGCGCTGCTGATCGCCTGGGGCGCCACGGCGGCCATCCTGTTTTCGTCGACCTGGCTCTACAAGCTGCTCGGCATCCGCGCGCTCACCGCGCTCGAGCGCCTGATGGGCATGCTGCTGGTCGCGATCTCGGTTCAGATGCTGCTCGACGGCATTGCCGGTTATTTCACCAGCGTGGCTGGTCCCGCCGGGTGA
- a CDS encoding SDR family NAD(P)-dependent oxidoreductase translates to MSTPAPLPLPQVLPLRDRVVLVTGASGGLGAAAARACADAGARVVLLGRKVPRLNRVHDAIVAAGGDASLYPLDMEGAGADDYAQLAARVDDAYGRLDGVLHCAAEFRGLTPLDHADPAAFARAVHVNLTARWWLTQACVPLLRRAEDSAVVFVMDDVESSNQAFWGGYGIAQRGQEAMVEMLHRELANGPVRISGLRPGPMRTPLRARAYVDGEHLARDPADCAPSCVELLSAAGAVHRGTVWSPSR, encoded by the coding sequence GTGAGCACGCCCGCGCCGTTGCCCCTGCCGCAGGTCCTGCCGCTGCGCGATCGCGTGGTCCTGGTCACCGGCGCATCCGGTGGGCTCGGCGCCGCCGCGGCGCGCGCGTGTGCCGATGCCGGTGCGCGCGTGGTGCTGCTGGGCCGCAAGGTGCCACGGCTCAACCGCGTCCACGATGCGATCGTCGCGGCTGGCGGCGACGCCTCGCTCTATCCGCTCGACATGGAAGGTGCCGGCGCCGATGACTATGCCCAGCTCGCCGCGCGCGTCGATGACGCCTACGGGCGTCTCGATGGGGTCCTGCACTGTGCCGCGGAATTCCGCGGGCTCACGCCGCTCGACCATGCCGATCCGGCCGCATTCGCGCGCGCGGTGCACGTCAACCTCACCGCGCGCTGGTGGCTCACCCAGGCCTGCGTGCCGCTGTTGCGGCGTGCCGAAGACAGCGCCGTGGTGTTCGTGATGGACGACGTGGAGAGCAGCAACCAGGCGTTCTGGGGTGGCTACGGCATCGCCCAGCGCGGCCAGGAGGCGATGGTGGAGATGCTGCATCGCGAGCTCGCCAACGGTCCGGTGCGCATCAGTGGTCTGCGCCCCGGCCCGATGCGCACGCCGTTGCGCGCGCGCGCCTATGTCGACGGCGAGCACCTGGCGCGCGATCCGGCCGATTGCGCGCCGTCCTGCGTCGAGCTGCTGTCGGCGGCGGGCGCCGTACACCGCGGCACGGTATGGAGCCCGTCGCGATGA
- the grxD gene encoding Grx4 family monothiol glutaredoxin: MSVMQRIQSAVEAHPIVLFMKGTPEYPMCGFSSRAVETLRAAGLDDAQLHVVNVLEDPDVRANLPRFSNWPTFPQLFIHGELIGGCDITVELHESGELARMVAEVRSA; this comes from the coding sequence ATGTCGGTGATGCAGCGCATCCAGTCCGCAGTCGAGGCGCATCCCATCGTGCTCTTCATGAAGGGCACCCCCGAATATCCGATGTGCGGCTTTTCGAGCCGCGCCGTCGAGACCCTGCGTGCGGCCGGACTCGATGACGCGCAGCTGCACGTGGTCAATGTGCTGGAAGACCCGGACGTCCGGGCCAACCTGCCGCGCTTCTCGAACTGGCCGACGTTCCCGCAGCTGTTCATCCATGGCGAACTCATCGGTGGCTGCGACATCACCGTCGAGCTGCACGAATCGGGGGAGCTCGCGCGCATGGTGGCCGAGGTCCGCAGCGCGTGA
- a CDS encoding superoxide dismutase: MPIELPALPYPHTALEPHLSGETVEQHHAHHQRADIERVNALLAGSPLEDATMEDIVRRAQGRLFEHAAQAWNTDFYWRCMAPPTAGGGEPRGPLASAIDASFGSLDVLRQQFDAAALRGFGAGWAWLVQRRDGRLGIAATPNAVTPLTGPDRPLLACCLWQHAYYLDYRDQRERYLAAWWQLVNWNFVASRMAVAGS; this comes from the coding sequence ATGCCCATCGAACTCCCCGCCCTGCCCTACCCTCACACCGCGCTCGAGCCGCACCTGTCCGGGGAGACCGTCGAACAGCACCACGCCCATCACCAGCGCGCCGACATCGAGCGCGTCAATGCCCTGCTGGCCGGCAGTCCACTGGAAGACGCGACCATGGAGGACATCGTGCGCCGCGCCCAGGGCCGGTTGTTCGAGCATGCCGCGCAGGCCTGGAATACGGACTTCTACTGGCGCTGCATGGCACCGCCCACGGCTGGCGGCGGCGAACCACGCGGGCCGTTGGCATCGGCGATCGACGCTTCCTTCGGCAGCCTCGACGTACTCCGGCAGCAGTTCGATGCCGCGGCGCTGCGGGGGTTCGGTGCCGGCTGGGCGTGGCTGGTGCAGCGACGCGACGGGCGGCTGGGAATCGCCGCGACGCCCAATGCAGTCACGCCGCTGACCGGCCCCGACCGCCCGTTGCTCGCCTGCTGCCTGTGGCAACACGCGTACTACCTGGATTACCGCGACCAGCGCGAGCGCTACCTCGCCGCGTGGTGGCAACTGGTGAACTGGAATTTCGTCGCCTCGCGGATGGCGGTAGCCGGGTCCTAG